DNA from Mycolicibacterium alvei:
CCGGCGGCCGCCATGATCTTGAGCTGCTCGCCCACCTTGGCCCGGGCAATGGTCGTGTTGGGGGTGTAGTGCGGTCGGAAGACCTCGTCGGCCAGCCTGACCCGCATGGCGTTCTTGACGTCGCGCCAACGGCCGTCCAGCGCGTTTCGCAGATGCTCAGCAGTGGAAGTCATATGCGACGGTAACGCGTTCGACGATCAGGCGGGTGGATTGGAACGAAGGTAAGCCTTCCTGGACAAGCGAGACGTTGCCGGGCAAGACTGGCGCCATGCCGGAGTCGGTCGGTAAGTCCCTGTCGCCCACCGGCTTGCCGCACGTCAGCTATCACCGTCATGCCGATGTGACCGGGGGCTGGCTGCGCGCGGCGACCTTCGGCGCGATGGATGGTCTGGTCAGCAACACCGCGTTGATCGCAGGCGTGGGGGCCGCAGCGTCGGCCCAGACCGTGGTGCTCAGCGGTGTCGCCGGCCTGTTGGCGGGGGCGTTCTCGATGGCACTCGGTGAGTACACGTCGGTGACCACCGCCAATGAGCAGGTCGATTCCGAGGTCAGCGTCGAGCGTAAGTCGTTTCGCAAGAACCCGAAGGCCGAGCGGGCCGAGCTCGCGGCCATGCTGCAGGAAATGGGCATGACAGCCGAAACTGCGGTGAAGGCAACCGAGGAAATTCACCGCGACGAAAATTTGGCGCTGAACTTTCACCTCGTGCAGGAGTTGGGGGTGGACCCCCGGGAGAAGCCGTCGCCGTGGGTGGCCGGGGGATCCTCCTTCGTGTTGTTCGCGATCGGTGCGATCATCCCGCTCATCCCGTATCTGCTGGGCTTCGAGTCGTTGTGGGCCGGGCTGGCCTGCGGCGGGGTGGGTCTGTTGATCGCGGGCGCTGTGGCCGCGAAGTTCACCCGCAAGCCGATGGCCATCGCGGGGCTGCGGCAGCTGGTGTTCGGAGCCGTCGCGATCGCGGCCACCTATGCCGCCGGCATCCTGGTGGGCGCCGTCATCACCTGATGTTGTACCGAATCTTGGCGGCCGGTCTACTGGTCCTGTCCGGTTGTACCCCCGCACGCGCCACTGCGGGGTTCGAGTTTCTCGACCAACACCAGATTGCCCCTTCTACTGTGCTGGACGGCACGGTGATCGGCGGGTTGTCGGGAATCAGTTACGACCCGGCCGCCGACCTCTACTACCTCATCAGTGACGAGCGTTCCGCCAAGGGGCCGGCACGTTTCTACACCGCACGAATCACACTGTCGGACAACGGCATCGGGGACGTCGAGTTCGTCACCACCCGCCCGTGGCTGGACCGTGACGCACACCCGTTCGGCCCGTTGAACATTGACGTGCGGCCAGCTGTGGTGCCGCCCGACTCCGAGGCCATCGCCTTCGATGCGCGCAGGCAGCGGCTGTACTGGACCAGCGAGGGGGAGCGGCGGGTCGACGGGCCGATTCTGCTGGATCCGTGGGTGCGTTCGGCCGGGCTCGACGGCAGCTTCCTCTCCGAATTCGCACTGCCCGAGGCCCTGCGGATGTCGGCCGGTGAACACGGTCCGCGGCGCAACAGCGGGCTGGAAGGGCTCACGCTGACACCGGACGGACGGCATCTGTGGGCGGCCATGGAGGGACCCACGTACGAGGACGGCCCGCCACCCGACGAGCAGCACGGTGCATGGGCCCGCGTCATCCGCTTCGACGCGGACACCGGGGCGATCGACGGCCGGTACACCTACCCGCTGGACCCGGTCACCGCCGGTCCGGGCGGGGACAACGGCCTGTCAGATCTGGTGGCGCTCGACGACAGGAACTTTCTGGTGGTCGAGCGCGGCTACGGCACGCACGTGGCCGTGCGGATCTACCGCGCGAGCCTGGTCGAGGGCTCCACCGAGATGACGAAGACGCTGCTGGCCGATCTGACCGCTGCACCGGGACCGGCTCCGCTGGACAACATCGAGGGAATCACGTTGGGGCCCAAGCTGGCCGACGGTCGGCAAGCGGTGATCGCCGTCAGCGACGACAATTTCTCGCCCACTCAGGTGACCCAGTTTCTGCTGTTCGCGTTGTAGGCACCCCGAGCGCACCGAGATCGACGTGAGGGTGGTGAATCTCGCCGGACAACGACCCTTACGTCAATCTCGGCGTGCGGACCGGATTCGCCGGCTCCGGCCGATCAGCTGTCGCTGCCCACCGTGACCGCTGTCGCCTCGTCGGTGAGTTCGTCGAGTTCGTCTTCCGCCGTGCCTTCCTCGTCGATGTGGACAAGGTGCGGACGCGTCAGGACCAGCACGCCGGCGGCCAGCAGCACCGCCGCCGCGCCCACCCAGTACGGCAGGTGGACACTGAACTGCTCGCCGAGGACTCCGGCCAGCCACGGTGCGACGGCGGCGCCGCCGAACCGCAGGAAGCTGTAGGCCGCCGAGGCCACGCCACGCTCGACGGGGGCGGCCTTCATGACGGTCTCGGTGATCAGCGTGTTGTTGATGCCGATGAACAGGCCGGCGACCACGACGCCCGATGCCAGTACGGCTTTGGAATCCGTCCACACCGCCATCACGGTCAGTACCGCGGTGAAGGCGAGCAGGTTGAGGATCAACACCCGCACCGTGCCGAAGCGGTGTTGGAGCCGCGGGGCGACGACCACCGAGGTGAAGGCCAGCGCCAGGCCCCAGCCGAAGAAGATCAGCCCGATCTGATGGGCGGTCATGTCCAGCGGGAAGGGGGTGAAGGCCAGCAGGGTGAAGAAGCCGAAGTTGTAGAGCAGCGCGGTGATCGACACGCCCAGCAGTCCCCGGTGGCGCAGCGCCCGGAACGGGTCGGCCAGCGTGGTGGCACGGTCGGCCCGCGGGGTGGCGGGCAGCAGGAACGCGGTGATCACCAGCGCGAAGGCCATCAGCGCCGAGACGCCGAAGAACGGGCCGCGCCACGAGATCGAGCCGAGCACGCCGCCGACCAGTGGTCCGATCGCGATGCCCAGGCCGAGTGCCGCCTCGTAGAGGATGATGGCTTGTGCCACAGAGCCTTTCGCGGAGTTGACGATGGTGGCCAGCGCAGTCGCGATGAACAGTGCGTTACCCAGGCCCCATAGGGCGCGCCACCCCACGATCTGCATCACGTTCTCGCTCATCCCGGCCAGGCCGGCACCGACGATGATGATCACCAGGCCGAGCAGCAGCGTGCGCTTGGGGCCGATGCGACTGGACACCACTCCGGTGATCAGCATCGCCACGCCCATCACCGCCATGTAGCTGGTGAACAGCAGCGACACCTGCGACGGCGAGGCGCCGAGGTTGTCCGCGATCGGTTTGAGGATGGGATCGACCAGTCCGATACCCATGAAGGCGACAACGGAGGCGAAAGCGACGGCCCAGACGGCCTTGGGTTGGCGCCACATGGGGCGGTGACTCCTAACTGGTGTGGTGTGAGAGCGGATGCTCGTCGACGTCGGTGAGCAATCGGCGGATGATGCCGACGGAGTCCGCCAGCGTCTGGCGCTCCTCGGCGGTGAGTCGGTCGAGCCTCGGGTTGATCGCCGCGGCGCGGTCGGCCCTGGCTTGCTCCAGGGTCTGACGGCCCTCCTCGGTGATGGCGATCAGCACCGCGCGGGCATCGCATGGATCGGTGGTGCGGGTAACGAGGCCGGCGTCTTCCAGGCGGCGAACCTGGGTGGTCATGGTCGGCTGCGAGCAGTGGTCGAGCAGGGCGAGGTCGGAGATGCGGGCCTCGCCCTGGTCCTCGATGGTGGACAGCAACCGGGCCTGGGCCCAGGGGAGCGGCAGGCGGGTGCGTTGGGTGGCCAGTCGGTTCAACCGGGCGACGACCGACAGCAGGTCAGCGCCAAGCTCGGACTCGTCGGTTACCGTGACATCCTCGGTCGGGGTCGGCATACCGACCATCTTTACATAGATTTACTATGTAGTCTACCTGCCCGGGGTGCTCTCGCTCACACCACGGACAACCGTCGGCGGCGATCGTGACTGGCAGAATCAAACGATGACCGCGATACCCCCGGCGACGACGCCTCGACGCGGCCTCACCCCCGGCGAGCTGGCGCAGGCCGCAGTGATGGCGGCCCTCTGCGCGGCCACCGCGATCATCGCGGTGGTGGTGCCGTTCGCGGCCGGGCTTTCGGTGCTGGGAACGGTGCCCATGGGTCTGCTGGCCTACCGCTACCGGCTGCGGGTACTCCTCGCAGCCACCATCGCCGCGGGCACCATCGCCTTCCTGATCGCCGGGATGGGCGGCTTGATGACCGTCATCGACTGCGCCTACATCGGTGGGCTGACCGGTGTGGTCAAGCGTCGCGGCAAGGGCACGGCCACCGCGTTCGGCACGGCGGTCGTGGCCGGCGCGATATTCGGGATGGCGGCCATCGCCGCATTGTCCGTGTTGTCACGGCTGCGCAACCTGGTCTTCGACTCGCTGACTGCCGGCATCGAAGGGCTGGCCAACGTCCTGGAACGGATCCCGCTGCTCGACGTGACCGCCGAACCGCTGCGGACCACCTTCGGCACCTTGTTGGATTACTGGCCCGTGCTGATGCTGGTCATGGGCATCGTCAGCATCACCTCGGTCAGCATGATCGGCTGGTGGGCGCTTTCGCGGATCCTGGCGCGACTGCTCGGGGTCCCCGATGTCCACAAGCTCGACGTCGACGACGACTCGGCGGTGATCGCGCCGGTACCGGCCCGCCTGACCGACGTGCGGTTCCGCTATCCGGGGGTCGGGCGCGACGCACTGGGGCCGGTTTCGATGGAGTTCCAGCCCGGCGAACATGTCGCGGTGACCGGACCGAACGGCTCGGGCAAGACCACCCTCATGCTGATGCTGGCCGGGCGCCAACCCACCTCGGGCAGCATCGAGCGGCCCGGCGCGGTGGGGCTGGGTCGCATCGGCGGCACCGCGGTGGTGATGCAACATCCGGAAAGCCAGGTGCTGGGCACCCGGGTGGCCGACGACGTGGTGTGGGGACTGCCGGTCGGCGCGACCGCCGACGTTGAGCGCCTCCTGGCCGAAGTGGGGCTCGACGGCCTGGCCGAACGTGACACCGGCGGGTTGTCCGGCGGCGAACTGCAGCGACTGGCTGTTGCCGCGGCGCTGGCCCGTGAACCCTCGCTGCTGATCGCCGACGAGGTCACCAGCATGGTGGACCAACAGGGCCGCGACACCTTGATGAACGTCCTGTCCGGGCTGACCGATCATCATCAGATGTCGCTGGTGCACATCACGCACTACAACGACGAGGCTGATTCCGCGGACCGGACGGTGACGCTCAGTGGTAACGGCGGCACCGCCGACAACACCGACATGGTTCAGACCTCCGCGGTGCCGCGGGAAGGGGTGCGCTCCACGGCGAGCGCCGCGCCGGTGCTGGAGCTGACCGGCGTCGGACACGACTACGGCAACGGAACCCCTTGGGCGAAAACTGCTTTGCGTGATATCACGTTCACCGTCAACGAAGGTGACGGAGTGCTGGTGCACGGCGTGAACGGTTCCGGCAAATCGACCCTGGCCTGGATCATGGCCGGGCTGACCGCCCCCACCTACGGTGCGTGCCTGCTCGACGGGGTGCCGGTGTCACAGCAGGTTGGCTCGGTGGCGATCTCGTTCCAGGCCGCCCGCCTGCAATTGATGCGCAGCACCGTCGGGCGCGAAATCGCCTCGGCCGCAGGCTTCTCGGCGCGCGAGAGCGACAAGATCGCGGGCGCACTGGAGATGGTGGGTCTGGATGCGGCACTGGCCCAGCGGCGCATCGACCAACTCTCGGGCGGTCAGATGCGTCGGGTGGTGCTTGCCGGGTTGCTGGCCCGGTCGCCACGTGCACTGATCCTCGACGAGCCCCTGGCCGGCCTGGACGCCTCCAGCCAACGGGGGCTGCTGCGGTTGCTGGAGGATCTGCGCCGCAACAACGGGCTCACCGTCGTCGTCATCTCGCACGACTTCACCGGCCTGGAGGGTCTGTGCCCGCGCACGCTGCACCTGCACCACGGTGAACTCGCTCTTGCTCCGACGACTGCCGGGGGTTCTCGATGACCGCTCCGACCCGAGGGCAACGCAGACCGGTCGTTCTGTTGCGCCCGGTCCCCGGCGACACCGTCATCCACCGACTGTGGGCCGGCACCAAACTGCTCGCGGTGGCGGGTATCGGCGTGCTGCTGACCTTCTATCCGGGATGGGTGCCGATCGCCTTCGTCGCGGTGCTGGTTCTGGTGACCGCGAGGCTGGCGCACATTCCGCGTGGCGCGCTGCCGTCGATCCCGCTGTTCCTGTGGATCCTGGTGGCGCTGGGCGGGGCGCTCGCCGCGCTGGGCGGCGGTGCCCCGATGATCGACATCGGCTCGGTGCAGGTCGGTCTGGGCGGGCTCCTCAACTTCCTGCGGGTCACCGCGCTGGCGATCGTGTTGTTGGGGCTCGGCGCACTCGTGTCCTGGACGACGAACGTCGCCGACGTCGCCCCGGCGGTGGCCACCCTGGGCCGCCCGCTGCGGAGGCTACGCATCCCGGTGGACGACTGGGCGGTGACGATTGCGTTGGCGCTGCGGGCTTTTCCGATGCTGATCGACGAGTTCCGCACGCTGTACGCGGCGCACCGGCTGCGCCCGGTCGAACCGGCCGAGACGTTCCGGGAGCGGCACCGGCAACGGGTGGCCAATCTGATCGATCTGCTCGCCGCAGCCGTCACCGTGGCGTTGCGCCGGGGCGACGAGATGGGCGACGCCATCACCGCACGCGGTGGCGCGGGCCAGATCTCGGCAGCGCCGTCAGGGCCCAGGGCTCGTGACTGGATCGCCTTCGCCATCCTCGTTCTGGTCTGCGGCACCGCCCTGGCCCTGGAGCTCACCGTCCTGCCGACCAGCCTGCCTCGGCACTGAGGGCTGCCCGGACCGCGGTCGGGTCAGCCGGATGGCGACGTAGACGATCACAGCTGCGGTGACGAAGACCGCCAGCCACGGCAGCAGCAGGCCGAACAGCATCACGAATCCGGTGGCCGCGGACACCAAGCCGTGCCAGCCGCGCTCCACCTGGCCCCAGAACCCCTGATACTGCGGGGCGGGGCCACCGATCTGCTCGGCGGTGATGTCGAGATTGACCGTGCTGTAGTCGATCTGGTCGCCGAGCTGGGTGCGCTGCGCACGCAGGCTGTCGAGGTCGGCCTGGCGCTGTGACAGGGCGTTTTCGGCCGTGATCAACGCCTCGGGATCCTTGGCGTCGCGCATGATCCCGAGCAGCCGGTCCACCGAAGTCTGCAGCGCATTGATGCGGGCGTCGAGATCGACGCGCTGCGAGGTCACATCGTCGGAGCGGACCTCGACGGTTTGCACCGTGCCGAGTTTCGTGAACCCGTCGAGGGTGCCCTCCAGTTTGGCGGCCGGTACGCGTAGCGCCAGTGAGATGTGTGCGCGCCCCGAGCTGGAGCCGGCGTCTTCGGAGCGGCTGTCCACCCGGCCACCGGCATCGGCGGTCAGTGCGACGGCCCTGTCGGCCACCGCAGCCGGGGTACCGGTGGTGATCGACATCGACGCGGTCTTGACGATGTCTCGCTTGAGGTCGGCGGGTATCGGGGCCTCTTTGAGCCCCGCACCGCTTTCCGGCGCCGGTGCCGAAGGCGCGAATCCGGCGTCGCTCGGTGGTGCCGCCGGGGCCGTGGAGTTGGGGGAGTGTCCGGCCGCGCAGGCCGGGGCGGCGACCAACATGGCCGCGGCGAACAATGCAGCCGTCACGCGGCGGCGGGATGCACGGGGGTGCCTGGGCATCAGCCCAATGTAGGCGATGTACCGGCGGCCCGTGGTCACCGTGCTGCCGCAGTATTGGCGGCCCACTGGGCGTCGCCCAGAGACTTCTCGACATCGCGTCGGCCCAGGAACATCTCGTCGAAATAGGGCTGGAGGGCCTGATATCCGGCCGGGAAGCCGGCTGCGCCCGGTGCCGGGATCCGCGGCCCCCGCAGCACCCGGAAGAACGGGCTGACGTCCACGCCGCGCGCTTTCCAGTAGTCGTGGTAGACGGGTTGGGCGGCCAGCACGGCGGGGATGGCGGCACCTTTCACCCCGAGGAACTCGCTACCCCGTTTGCTGCCCATCCAGGCCAGGACCTGCCGCACCGCACCCGGGTGGCGGGTTGCCGAGTTAGCTGCTGCGGCAATGCCATTGGTGACGCTGACCCGGCCTTTGGGGCCGGTGGGCAGCATGACCACACCCCACCGGAACCGGGCCTGATCCGCAATGGCGGCCAGGTTGTAGGTGCCGGACTGGAACAGCGCCATCCGGCCCTGCATGAAGGTATTGCGGGAGAAGTCTCCGTTGTTGTTGGTGGCCGAGGCGGGCGGGGCGACGTGATCGTCGTTGATCATCCGGACCAGATATGTGAAGGCCTCGACCGCCTGCGGGTTGTCGAAGGCGAAGCGGTCTCCGATGGTGAAGATGCCACCCGCCGAGCCGATGTAGTTGAGGTAGATGCCCTGAAGGTCGTTGGCGGCGTTGTAGCCCCACTGCCGGATCCGACCGGTGTCGAAACCCTCGGTGCCGGCGGTGCGACCCTGCTCGTCGACGGTGAGCCTGGCCGCCAACGACCGCAGTGTGTCGTCGGGCCCGTTCGACCAACGCAGCGTGGTCAGTTCGGCGAGGTCCACTCCGGCGGCGTCGATGAGGTCGGCGTTGAAATACACCGCGATACCGGCGTCGGTCAGTTGCGGAACGGCCCACAGGGCGTCGTTACGGGTGAACTGGTTGACCACCGAGGTTTCCCAGGCTCGGGCAGCGTTGGTGCCCAGCGTCTGCCCGATGTCCAGCAACCGGCCGTTGTCGGCGTACCCGGCCAGGTAGGCATTGGACAGCCAGAAGATGTCATCGGCACTGCCGCCGGCCACATCGGTGCGCAGGCTGTCGAAGTAGGACGAGTAGGCGACGGTGTTGACCCGTACCTCGATATCGGGATGCTCGCTGCTGAACTCGGCGAAGGACTCTCGATAGGCGGCCGCGACCTGCGGGTCCCACAGTCGCACGGTCACCACGGTGCGGCCCTCGGGTTCGGCGGTGTGGCCCAGCAGAGTCGCCGCCACCAGCAGTGTGGCCATGGCGAGGGCGAGGCCGGCGGCGGCCAGCGTGGAGCGCCTCATGCCTGCCTCCTGCCGCGAGATCGACGTGAGGGTCGTTGCGCCGGCGATTTCACAGCCCCGGTGTAGATCTCGACGATCATTTGATCCCCGTCACCACGATCGAGCGGACGATGTTGCGCGAGAACGCGATGAACAACACGATCAGCGGGACGATCGCCACCGTGGTGGCGGCCATGACCAGCGTCCACTGCGCGTTGTACTGCGTCTGCAGGCCGGCCGTCGCGACTGTCAACACCTGCCACTTGCTCCCGCTGGTGATCACCAACGGCCACAGGAAGTTGTTCCACTGGCTCACCACGGTGATCAGCGCCAGAGTGACGAGGATCGGGCGGCTGGCCGGTACCACCACGTGCGTGATCACGTCCAGGGTGTGGGCGCCGTCGAGGCGGGCCGCGTTGATCAGATCGCCCGGAATCGACCGGAAATACTCACGCAGCAGGAAGATCGCGTAGGGCGAGCCGAACATGAACGGCAGCACCAGCGCCCAGAAGGTATTGCGCAATCCCGCCTCGGCCATCATCAGATACAGCGGCACCACCGTCACCGTCGCGGGCACCATCAGCGTCGCGATATAGATCCAGAACAGTGCGTCGCGGCCGGGAAAGCGCAACCGGGCAAACGCGTAGGCGGCCAGCACCGAGAACACCAGTTGGCCCAGCAGGATGACTGCCGTCATCAATGCGGTTACGACAAAAGCGCGACCGAAGCCGGCATCGGACAGCCCACCGTAGTTCTCCAGCGTCGGCGGCGTGGGCAGCGACAGCGGGGCATCGGCGGCGAACTGCTCGGCCGAGGTGAACGAGGTGAGCAGCCCGAGGCCGAAGGGCAGCAGCGTGATCACCGCGCCGAGGAGCAGTCCCACATAGATCAGCGCGTTACGTGAGGTCATAGCTGATCCTGCGGCGGAAGTAGACGTGCTGGAGCAGCGTGATACCGACCAGGATGACGAACAGCACGATCGCCATCACCGACGCGCGGCCCACCGCGGCCGCACCGAACGCCTCGGCATAGATCCGGTGGGCCACCAGATCGGTGCGGCCCTGCGGACCGCCCGCGGTCAGTGCGTAGACCGTGTCGAATACCTGTGCGGCGCTGACGATTCCGGTGACCAGAACAAAGAACATGGTCGGGCGCAGCATCGGGAGGGTGATGTGACGGAACCGCTGCCAGTCGGTCGCGCCGTCGGTGCGCGCGGCGTTGTGCACATCGGCAGGGATGTTGAGGATGCCGGCCAGGAAGAACAGCG
Protein-coding regions in this window:
- a CDS encoding VIT1/CCC1 transporter family protein: MPESVGKSLSPTGLPHVSYHRHADVTGGWLRAATFGAMDGLVSNTALIAGVGAAASAQTVVLSGVAGLLAGAFSMALGEYTSVTTANEQVDSEVSVERKSFRKNPKAERAELAAMLQEMGMTAETAVKATEEIHRDENLALNFHLVQELGVDPREKPSPWVAGGSSFVLFAIGAIIPLIPYLLGFESLWAGLACGGVGLLIAGAVAAKFTRKPMAIAGLRQLVFGAVAIAATYAAGILVGAVIT
- a CDS encoding esterase-like activity of phytase family protein — encoded protein: MLYRILAAGLLVLSGCTPARATAGFEFLDQHQIAPSTVLDGTVIGGLSGISYDPAADLYYLISDERSAKGPARFYTARITLSDNGIGDVEFVTTRPWLDRDAHPFGPLNIDVRPAVVPPDSEAIAFDARRQRLYWTSEGERRVDGPILLDPWVRSAGLDGSFLSEFALPEALRMSAGEHGPRRNSGLEGLTLTPDGRHLWAAMEGPTYEDGPPPDEQHGAWARVIRFDADTGAIDGRYTYPLDPVTAGPGGDNGLSDLVALDDRNFLVVERGYGTHVAVRIYRASLVEGSTEMTKTLLADLTAAPGPAPLDNIEGITLGPKLADGRQAVIAVSDDNFSPTQVTQFLLFAL
- a CDS encoding MFS transporter produces the protein MWRQPKAVWAVAFASVVAFMGIGLVDPILKPIADNLGASPSQVSLLFTSYMAVMGVAMLITGVVSSRIGPKRTLLLGLVIIIVGAGLAGMSENVMQIVGWRALWGLGNALFIATALATIVNSAKGSVAQAIILYEAALGLGIAIGPLVGGVLGSISWRGPFFGVSALMAFALVITAFLLPATPRADRATTLADPFRALRHRGLLGVSITALLYNFGFFTLLAFTPFPLDMTAHQIGLIFFGWGLALAFTSVVVAPRLQHRFGTVRVLILNLLAFTAVLTVMAVWTDSKAVLASGVVVAGLFIGINNTLITETVMKAAPVERGVASAAYSFLRFGGAAVAPWLAGVLGEQFSVHLPYWVGAAAVLLAAGVLVLTRPHLVHIDEEGTAEDELDELTDEATAVTVGSDS
- a CDS encoding MarR family winged helix-turn-helix transcriptional regulator, with protein sequence MPTPTEDVTVTDESELGADLLSVVARLNRLATQRTRLPLPWAQARLLSTIEDQGEARISDLALLDHCSQPTMTTQVRRLEDAGLVTRTTDPCDARAVLIAITEEGRQTLEQARADRAAAINPRLDRLTAEERQTLADSVGIIRRLLTDVDEHPLSHHTS
- a CDS encoding ABC transporter ATP-binding protein; translation: MTAIPPATTPRRGLTPGELAQAAVMAALCAATAIIAVVVPFAAGLSVLGTVPMGLLAYRYRLRVLLAATIAAGTIAFLIAGMGGLMTVIDCAYIGGLTGVVKRRGKGTATAFGTAVVAGAIFGMAAIAALSVLSRLRNLVFDSLTAGIEGLANVLERIPLLDVTAEPLRTTFGTLLDYWPVLMLVMGIVSITSVSMIGWWALSRILARLLGVPDVHKLDVDDDSAVIAPVPARLTDVRFRYPGVGRDALGPVSMEFQPGEHVAVTGPNGSGKTTLMLMLAGRQPTSGSIERPGAVGLGRIGGTAVVMQHPESQVLGTRVADDVVWGLPVGATADVERLLAEVGLDGLAERDTGGLSGGELQRLAVAAALAREPSLLIADEVTSMVDQQGRDTLMNVLSGLTDHHQMSLVHITHYNDEADSADRTVTLSGNGGTADNTDMVQTSAVPREGVRSTASAAPVLELTGVGHDYGNGTPWAKTALRDITFTVNEGDGVLVHGVNGSGKSTLAWIMAGLTAPTYGACLLDGVPVSQQVGSVAISFQAARLQLMRSTVGREIASAAGFSARESDKIAGALEMVGLDAALAQRRIDQLSGGQMRRVVLAGLLARSPRALILDEPLAGLDASSQRGLLRLLEDLRRNNGLTVVVISHDFTGLEGLCPRTLHLHHGELALAPTTAGGSR
- a CDS encoding energy-coupling factor transporter transmembrane component T family protein, with the protein product MTAPTRGQRRPVVLLRPVPGDTVIHRLWAGTKLLAVAGIGVLLTFYPGWVPIAFVAVLVLVTARLAHIPRGALPSIPLFLWILVALGGALAALGGGAPMIDIGSVQVGLGGLLNFLRVTALAIVLLGLGALVSWTTNVADVAPAVATLGRPLRRLRIPVDDWAVTIALALRAFPMLIDEFRTLYAAHRLRPVEPAETFRERHRQRVANLIDLLAAAVTVALRRGDEMGDAITARGGAGQISAAPSGPRARDWIAFAILVLVCGTALALELTVLPTSLPRH
- a CDS encoding DUF4349 domain-containing protein, encoding MLVAAPACAAGHSPNSTAPAAPPSDAGFAPSAPAPESGAGLKEAPIPADLKRDIVKTASMSITTGTPAAVADRAVALTADAGGRVDSRSEDAGSSSGRAHISLALRVPAAKLEGTLDGFTKLGTVQTVEVRSDDVTSQRVDLDARINALQTSVDRLLGIMRDAKDPEALITAENALSQRQADLDSLRAQRTQLGDQIDYSTVNLDITAEQIGGPAPQYQGFWGQVERGWHGLVSAATGFVMLFGLLLPWLAVFVTAAVIVYVAIRLTRPRSGQPSVPRQAGRQDGELQGQGGAADQNEDGEGDPVTSPGP
- a CDS encoding ABC transporter substrate-binding protein, whose amino-acid sequence is MRRSTLAAAGLALAMATLLVAATLLGHTAEPEGRTVVTVRLWDPQVAAAYRESFAEFSSEHPDIEVRVNTVAYSSYFDSLRTDVAGGSADDIFWLSNAYLAGYADNGRLLDIGQTLGTNAARAWETSVVNQFTRNDALWAVPQLTDAGIAVYFNADLIDAAGVDLAELTTLRWSNGPDDTLRSLAARLTVDEQGRTAGTEGFDTGRIRQWGYNAANDLQGIYLNYIGSAGGIFTIGDRFAFDNPQAVEAFTYLVRMINDDHVAPPASATNNNGDFSRNTFMQGRMALFQSGTYNLAAIADQARFRWGVVMLPTGPKGRVSVTNGIAAAANSATRHPGAVRQVLAWMGSKRGSEFLGVKGAAIPAVLAAQPVYHDYWKARGVDVSPFFRVLRGPRIPAPGAAGFPAGYQALQPYFDEMFLGRRDVEKSLGDAQWAANTAAAR
- a CDS encoding carbohydrate ABC transporter permease — translated: MTSRNALIYVGLLLGAVITLLPFGLGLLTSFTSAEQFAADAPLSLPTPPTLENYGGLSDAGFGRAFVVTALMTAVILLGQLVFSVLAAYAFARLRFPGRDALFWIYIATLMVPATVTVVPLYLMMAEAGLRNTFWALVLPFMFGSPYAIFLLREYFRSIPGDLINAARLDGAHTLDVITHVVVPASRPILVTLALITVVSQWNNFLWPLVITSGSKWQVLTVATAGLQTQYNAQWTLVMAATTVAIVPLIVLFIAFSRNIVRSIVVTGIK